In the genome of Microbacterium paraoxydans, the window CCGCGCGGCGCCTCTCGCCGAGCCTTCGTCATGGTACTCCGTGCCGGGGCGCACTACCCTGATCACATGACGGACATCTTCGACGTGATCGCAGACGGTACGAGGCGCGACATCCTCCAGCTCCTGCTCCGACGCACGTCCGAAGGCGAGTCCGGCACGAGCGTGAGCCAGATCGTGGCCGACCTCGGCATCAGCCAGCCCACGGTCTCCAAGCACCTCAAGGTGCTCCGCGACGCCGAGCTCGTCACCGTCCGCGAAGACGGGCAGCGTCGCTTCTACAGCCTGTCCGTCGCGCCGCTGGAGGCCGTCGACGACTGGCTGGTCCCCTTCCTCGTCGACGCGTTCGGCGATGCCGCCCCGGACATCGCGTACCCCGGCGCCCCGATCCCCGACAGCGCTGCGCACGCGGCCGAGGTCGTCGGGCGTGCGGCCGCGTCCGCCAAGCACGTGGTCACGAACGCGCTGAAGCGCCTCGGCGCCTGATCCCGCGCGCCCCTGCACGGACGGGAACCGCCCCCGACGGCAGGGGGGATGCCGTCGGGGGCGGTGTGCGGACCCCAGATCCGCGCGGACTCGGCAGGTGCCGGCACGGGTCCCGCACCGACACTGGCAGGGCTGTCTGAGCGATCGGGCAATGCGGGCTATGCGCGGGCTGGACGTCGGTGTGCCGGTTCGAGCAGGGCGGGCGCGCACATCACAGTGTCGGCTGTCTCCGGCAGGATGGGCCCATGACGGACGAGTACCGCGCGCATTTCGACTTCGCGATCACCTTCGCCAACGGCGGCGGATTGCAGGGGCAGGGGTTCCGACTCGATCTGCCGACGAGAGACATGACGGTCGAGGAGATCTCCGGGCTGCTCGTGTCGCACCTCGGTCTGGCACTCGTGGGCGAGGTCGAGCTCCGCGACCTGCAGATCGTCGCCGAGCCGCACCGCGGCAGCCGTGGCGTCGCGGCTCCGGCTCGTGGAGACCGCACCGAACGGGTCGTGGACCTGAGCCACCCGATCGCGGAGGGCATGGTCACCTATCCCGGGCTGCCGGCGCCGACCATCACCCCGCACCTCACCCGCGCGGCCTCGCGCGAGCGCTACGCGCCGGGGACGGAGTTCGCGATGGACGTGATCACGATGATCGGCAACACGGGCACCTATCTCCACGCGCCGTTCCACCGCTATGCGGACGGGGCCGACCTGGCGTCGCTCGACCTCGACACCCTCGTGGACCTGCCCGCCGAGGTCTTCCACCTCCGCGACGCGTGGACGCCCGATCGGCGCGGCATCAAGGCTGCGACGCTCGCGGATCGTGAGCTCCGCGACAGCGCGGTGCTCCTGGACACCGGCTGGAGCCGGCTGTTCGGCACGCCCGCATACGGCACCGGCTCGCCCTTCCTCACCGAGGACGCGGCGCGCTTCCTCGTGGACGCGGGGGTGCGCCTGGTCGGCATCGACGCGCTCAACATCGACGACACGGAGAGCGGCGGGGAGCGGCCGGCGCACAGCATCCT includes:
- a CDS encoding ArsR/SmtB family transcription factor — protein: MTDIFDVIADGTRRDILQLLLRRTSEGESGTSVSQIVADLGISQPTVSKHLKVLRDAELVTVREDGQRRFYSLSVAPLEAVDDWLVPFLVDAFGDAAPDIAYPGAPIPDSAAHAAEVVGRAAASAKHVVTNALKRLGA
- a CDS encoding cyclase family protein, which gives rise to MTDEYRAHFDFAITFANGGGLQGQGFRLDLPTRDMTVEEISGLLVSHLGLALVGEVELRDLQIVAEPHRGSRGVAAPARGDRTERVVDLSHPIAEGMVTYPGLPAPTITPHLTRAASRERYAPGTEFAMDVITMIGNTGTYLHAPFHRYADGADLASLDLDTLVDLPAEVFHLRDAWTPDRRGIKAATLADRELRDSAVLLDTGWSRLFGTPAYGTGSPFLTEDAARFLVDAGVRLVGIDALNIDDTESGGERPAHSILLGAGVHVVEHLTALDLLPARGARFTAAPPAIHGFGTFPVRAFATVPTSH